One Nitrospira sp. DNA window includes the following coding sequences:
- a CDS encoding DNA-binding response regulator KdpE — translation MPSTTHDVTVLLIEDEAEIRRFLRATLPSHGYRLYEAPTGAEGLVQAASRNPDIILLDLGLPDMDGAEVIRQVRAWTAIPILVLSARDQEQVKVAALDLGADDYVTKPFGVDELLARMRAALRHAARPPGDGESLFAFGDLTMDLGKRQVVVAGKEVHLTPIEYKLLMTLVLHAGKVMTHRQLLKEVWGPLHVEEGHYLRVYMRQLRNKVEANPAHPRYLVTELGVGYRLRTE, via the coding sequence ATGCCATCAACGACCCATGACGTGACCGTCCTGCTCATCGAGGATGAAGCGGAAATCCGGCGGTTCCTTCGCGCGACCTTGCCTTCCCACGGTTATCGGCTGTACGAGGCGCCGACCGGGGCGGAAGGACTGGTGCAAGCCGCTTCCAGAAATCCCGACATCATCCTACTCGATCTTGGTCTCCCCGATATGGACGGCGCCGAGGTGATCAGGCAGGTCCGGGCCTGGACGGCGATTCCGATTCTCGTCCTGTCCGCCAGAGATCAGGAACAGGTGAAGGTGGCGGCGCTCGATCTCGGCGCCGACGATTATGTGACGAAGCCGTTCGGGGTGGACGAGTTGCTGGCCCGGATGCGTGCTGCGCTGCGCCATGCGGCTCGACCACCCGGCGACGGCGAATCGTTGTTCGCCTTCGGGGACTTGACGATGGACCTCGGGAAACGACAGGTCGTCGTGGCGGGGAAGGAGGTGCACCTCACGCCGATCGAATATAAATTGCTCATGACCCTCGTCCTGCATGCGGGAAAGGTCATGACACACCGCCAATTGCTCAAGGAGGTGTGGGGCCCGCTGCACGTGGAAGAGGGCCATTATTTGCGCGTCTACATGCGTCAGCTGAGGAATAAGGTGGAGGCCAATCCCGCTCACCCCCGCTATCTGGTGACGGAACTGGGCGTCGGTTATCGCCTCCGGACCGAATGA
- a CDS encoding Osmosensitive K+ channel histidine kinase KdpD — MDSIRPDPDVLLRRIREDEDRQARGKLKIFFGATAGVGKTYAMLQAAHEQQEDGIDVMIGWVETHGRADTDALVTGLPALPPRAVAYGGTTLRDFDLDAALTRRPRLLLMDELAHTNAPGSRHPKRWQDVRELLQAGINVYTTVNVQHIEGLNDAVAQITGVRVSETVPDSILEQADDVELVDLPPDDLLQRLKDGKVYLPDQAQHALKHFFRKGNLIALREMALRRTAERVDQQMEVYRRDHAVVATWPAAETILVCVNLKSRGPMLIRAARKMAIGLHAKWIAVYVQTSQHLRLSDLERSRGVETLRLAEQMGAETVTLTGDDVSQQLLAYARGRNVTKIIVGKPLRSRWKEWLFGSVVDDLVRGSGDIDIYVMTGEAGVGKPLMTGLLQRTSDRRNYGYASVAVIACTALSWGMFPYFGPANLIMVYLCGVVVVATRWGRGPSALASLMSVAAFDFFFIPPYYSFAVSDVQYLLTFAVMLVVALLISRLASHKSQQAEAARVREQRTAALYAMSRDLVTQRGLDRLASVASRHIHDVFHCQVAVFLPDRDGRVHLHRGDALHFELDPKEAGISQWVFDHKESSGHGTNTLSGSDSLYLPLVGAHGAVGVLAVRSSRPKDLLDPEQLHLLETFANQMALALEGARLAEATQEAHVQTETERMRNAVLSSVSHDLRTPLATIVGASSALLNNDRSLETTSRQELIRSISDEAGRLDRLLKNLLDMTRLEAGAMQLRKEWHALEEVVDTALARVESRLVGHPVSTTFPDNLPLVLVDGVLIEQVLINLLENAAKYSPPATPIDVAAAVTDGVIVTEVADRGPGIPQGEERRIFDKFHQLHPDREGGVGLGLTICRGIVESHGGRIWAEPRSGGGAVFRFTLPIEKNQPTVEPEPTERSQVTT; from the coding sequence ATGGACTCCATAAGACCGGACCCCGACGTCCTGTTGCGACGCATCCGCGAAGACGAAGATAGGCAGGCGCGGGGCAAACTGAAGATTTTTTTCGGGGCGACCGCCGGCGTGGGAAAAACCTACGCCATGCTGCAGGCGGCGCATGAACAACAAGAAGACGGCATCGACGTGATGATCGGCTGGGTTGAGACTCACGGCCGGGCGGACACGGATGCCCTCGTTACGGGACTGCCAGCGCTTCCTCCCCGCGCGGTGGCGTATGGAGGAACCACGCTCCGTGATTTCGACTTGGACGCGGCGCTCACGCGCCGTCCTCGGCTCCTGTTGATGGATGAACTGGCCCATACGAATGCCCCGGGATCCAGACATCCCAAACGATGGCAGGATGTGAGGGAACTGCTGCAGGCGGGCATCAACGTCTATACGACCGTCAACGTGCAGCACATCGAAGGGCTCAATGACGCCGTGGCTCAGATCACCGGCGTGCGGGTGAGCGAGACCGTGCCGGATTCCATCCTCGAACAGGCCGATGACGTCGAATTGGTGGATCTTCCGCCGGATGATCTCCTGCAACGGCTCAAGGACGGCAAGGTCTATCTGCCGGACCAGGCGCAGCACGCCCTCAAACATTTTTTCCGGAAAGGCAATCTGATCGCCTTGCGGGAGATGGCTTTGCGCCGGACGGCTGAACGTGTCGATCAACAGATGGAGGTCTACCGCCGAGACCATGCGGTGGTCGCCACTTGGCCGGCGGCGGAAACCATCCTGGTCTGCGTGAATCTGAAATCGCGCGGGCCGATGCTGATCCGTGCGGCCAGGAAGATGGCCATCGGGCTGCATGCCAAATGGATCGCGGTCTATGTTCAGACTTCGCAGCATCTGCGCCTGTCGGATCTCGAGCGAAGCCGAGGCGTGGAGACCTTGCGGTTGGCGGAACAAATGGGCGCGGAGACGGTCACGTTGACCGGGGACGACGTGAGTCAGCAACTGCTGGCCTATGCTCGGGGCCGCAACGTCACGAAAATCATCGTCGGGAAGCCGCTCCGGTCTCGCTGGAAGGAGTGGCTCTTCGGTTCGGTCGTAGACGATCTCGTTCGCGGCAGCGGTGACATCGATATCTATGTGATGACCGGTGAGGCCGGCGTCGGGAAGCCCCTGATGACCGGACTTCTTCAACGGACCAGTGATCGTCGGAACTACGGCTACGCCTCCGTCGCGGTGATCGCCTGCACGGCATTGAGTTGGGGCATGTTCCCTTACTTCGGTCCGGCCAACCTCATCATGGTGTATCTGTGCGGAGTGGTGGTCGTCGCCACGCGTTGGGGGCGAGGGCCTTCTGCACTCGCCTCGTTGATGAGCGTCGCGGCCTTCGATTTCTTTTTCATTCCTCCCTATTATTCGTTCGCCGTTTCCGATGTGCAGTATCTGCTGACCTTTGCGGTCATGCTTGTCGTGGCGCTGCTGATCAGCAGGTTGGCGTCTCACAAGAGCCAGCAGGCCGAGGCGGCGCGGGTTCGTGAACAACGAACCGCCGCGCTCTACGCGATGAGCCGAGACCTGGTCACTCAACGCGGGTTGGACAGGCTGGCCTCCGTCGCATCCCGGCATATTCACGATGTCTTTCATTGTCAGGTGGCGGTCTTCCTTCCGGATCGGGACGGGCGGGTCCATCTTCATCGTGGTGATGCGCTTCATTTCGAGCTGGATCCCAAGGAAGCCGGCATCTCACAATGGGTCTTCGATCACAAGGAGTCCTCCGGCCATGGCACCAATACACTGTCGGGGTCGGATTCGCTCTATCTGCCGTTGGTGGGGGCGCACGGCGCGGTGGGTGTCTTGGCGGTCCGGTCGTCTCGCCCCAAGGATCTGCTTGATCCGGAACAACTTCATCTTCTCGAGACCTTCGCGAATCAAATGGCATTGGCGTTAGAAGGTGCGCGATTGGCGGAAGCAACACAAGAAGCCCACGTACAGACGGAAACAGAACGGATGCGCAATGCCGTCCTGAGTTCGGTCTCGCATGACCTCCGGACGCCGCTCGCGACGATCGTGGGCGCGAGCAGCGCGCTGTTGAACAACGATCGCTCACTGGAAACAACGAGCCGGCAGGAATTGATCCGATCCATCAGCGACGAGGCCGGACGATTGGATCGGTTGCTGAAGAATCTGCTCGATATGACCAGATTGGAAGCGGGCGCCATGCAGCTGCGCAAGGAATGGCACGCGCTGGAGGAAGTGGTCGACACGGCGTTGGCGCGAGTGGAATCGCGACTCGTCGGTCACCCGGTCTCGACGACCTTTCCGGATAATCTCCCTCTGGTGCTGGTCGATGGCGTCTTGATCGAGCAAGTGTTGATCAACTTGCTGGAAAATGCCGCCAAATATTCCCCTCCGGCCACGCCCATCGACGTGGCGGCGGCGGTGACCGATGGGGTGATCGTGACGGAGGTGGCGGATCGAGGTCCCGGCATTCCGCAAGGAGAAGAACGGCGGATTTTCGACAAGTTCCATCAGCTTCACCCCGATCGGGAAGGTGGCGTCGGACTGGGATTGACGATCTGTCGGGGGATTGTCGAATCCCATGGCGGACGTATTTGGGCTGAGCCCCGATCCGGTGGCGGGGCGGTCTTTCGCTTCACGCTCCCGATCGAGAAGAATCAGCCGACCGTCGAGCCGGAACCGACGGAGCGTAGTCAAGTGACGACATAG
- a CDS encoding potassium-transporting ATPase C chain, translating to MAAQLRSALMVFFILTVLTGVAYPLAVTGIAQLLFPHQANGSLIYKDGKPVGSTLIGQPFDDPKYFWGRPSATAPFPYNAAASSGSNLGPTNPALTEAVKTRVAALKAADPGNDAPVPVDLVTASGSGLDPHISPAAAEYQVHRVARARGLDEAAVRQLVTSHTEERQFGLLGERRVTVLELNHALDRIP from the coding sequence ATGGCCGCTCAACTTCGATCCGCGCTGATGGTGTTTTTCATTCTGACGGTTCTGACCGGCGTGGCCTATCCGCTGGCCGTGACAGGAATCGCGCAGCTGCTGTTCCCCCATCAGGCCAATGGAAGTCTGATCTATAAAGACGGCAAGCCGGTCGGATCCACGCTGATCGGCCAACCCTTCGACGATCCCAAGTATTTTTGGGGGCGCCCTTCCGCGACCGCTCCGTTCCCCTATAATGCCGCCGCCTCGTCCGGGTCGAATCTCGGCCCCACCAATCCCGCGCTGACGGAAGCCGTCAAAACGAGGGTGGCTGCTCTGAAGGCGGCGGATCCCGGCAACGACGCACCGGTTCCAGTCGATCTGGTGACCGCCTCAGGGAGCGGTCTCGATCCGCACATCAGCCCTGCCGCGGCTGAGTATCAGGTGCACCGGGTCGCGCGGGCGCGTGGGTTGGACGAGGCCGCGGTGCGACAGCTCGTTACCAGCCATACGGAAGAGCGGCAGTTCGGGCTTCTTGGCGAACGACGAGTCACTGTGCTGGAGTTGAACCACGCCCTCGACCGGATACCGTGA
- a CDS encoding potassium-transporting ATPase B chain: protein MTTSTKARPLFDPPLVRQAMLDSLRKLDPRIQVRNPVMFVVFVGSIFTSLLFLQALFGTGEAPTWFILAISLWLWFTVLFANFSEAIAEGRGKAQADSLRRARTELTAKRFGKPASGGDYLAAPAALGKPGEVYSLVPASLLKKGDIVLVEAGDYIPSDGDVIEGIASVNESAVTGESAPVIRESGDRSAVTGGTRVLSDWLVVRITASAGETFLDRMIAMVEGAKRQKTPNEIALNILLAALTVVFLLATVTLLPFSLYSVHATGQGAPITVTVLVALLVCLIPTTIGALLSAIGIAGMDRMVQANVIAMSGKAVEAAGDVDVLLLDKTGTITLGNRQATAFIPAEGVQEASVADAAQLASLADETPEGRSIVILAKERYGLRGRDIHAMGATFLPFTAQTRMSGVDFDGRQIRKGAAEAIEDYVTQQGGSFPPTVRNAVETIATQGGTPLVVAEGKSVLGVIHLKDVVKGGIKERFAELRRMGIRTMMITGDNQKTAAAIAAEAGVDDFLAQATPEAKLKLIRDLQSGGRLVAMTGDGTNDAPALAQADVAVAMNTGTQAAKEAGNLVDLDSNPTKLIEIVEIGKQLLMTRGALTTFSIANDVAKYFAIIPAAFATTYPVLGALNVMGLATPESAVLSAVIFNALIIVALIPLALRGVKFRPIEASLLLRHNVLVYGLGGIIVPFIGIKLIDLLLVALGLV from the coding sequence ATGACGACATCGACGAAAGCCAGACCGCTCTTCGATCCGCCGCTTGTTCGACAGGCCATGCTGGATTCGCTGCGAAAGCTCGATCCTCGCATTCAGGTCCGCAACCCGGTCATGTTCGTCGTCTTCGTGGGGAGCATCTTCACGTCGCTGCTGTTCCTCCAGGCGTTGTTCGGGACAGGCGAGGCGCCGACCTGGTTCATCCTCGCCATCTCGCTGTGGCTCTGGTTCACCGTGCTCTTCGCGAACTTTTCCGAAGCGATTGCCGAAGGGAGAGGAAAGGCCCAAGCCGATTCTCTTCGGAGGGCTCGGACTGAATTGACTGCCAAGCGGTTCGGAAAACCGGCCTCCGGGGGAGACTATCTGGCGGCGCCTGCTGCCCTCGGCAAACCTGGCGAGGTCTATAGTCTGGTTCCGGCAAGTCTGCTGAAGAAAGGCGACATCGTGCTGGTCGAGGCCGGCGATTATATTCCCAGCGATGGCGATGTGATCGAGGGGATCGCGTCCGTCAATGAGAGTGCGGTTACGGGCGAGAGCGCGCCGGTGATCAGGGAGTCCGGTGACCGGAGCGCCGTGACCGGCGGCACGCGGGTGTTGTCCGATTGGCTCGTGGTGCGGATCACCGCCAGCGCCGGTGAGACGTTTCTCGACCGCATGATCGCCATGGTTGAGGGCGCGAAGCGGCAGAAGACGCCGAATGAAATCGCCCTCAATATTCTGTTGGCGGCCCTCACCGTCGTCTTTTTGCTGGCGACCGTAACCTTGCTCCCCTTTTCCCTCTACTCCGTGCATGCCACGGGGCAGGGTGCGCCCATTACGGTGACGGTTCTGGTGGCCCTGCTGGTCTGCCTCATACCGACCACGATCGGCGCGCTCTTGTCCGCCATTGGTATCGCGGGCATGGACCGCATGGTCCAGGCGAACGTCATCGCCATGTCGGGGAAAGCCGTCGAAGCGGCGGGCGATGTGGACGTGTTGCTTCTAGACAAGACGGGAACGATCACGCTGGGCAACCGGCAGGCCACGGCATTTATTCCAGCCGAAGGAGTGCAGGAAGCATCTGTGGCCGATGCGGCTCAGCTGGCCTCGCTTGCCGATGAGACACCCGAAGGCCGCAGCATCGTGATTCTGGCAAAGGAGCGCTATGGACTCAGAGGGCGCGACATCCATGCGATGGGCGCCACCTTTCTGCCGTTCACGGCACAAACGCGAATGAGCGGTGTCGATTTCGATGGCCGACAGATCAGGAAGGGCGCGGCGGAAGCCATCGAAGACTACGTAACCCAACAAGGCGGGTCATTTCCTCCGACCGTACGAAATGCGGTCGAGACGATTGCCACGCAAGGCGGCACGCCTCTGGTCGTGGCCGAAGGCAAGTCGGTGCTCGGTGTCATTCATTTGAAGGATGTGGTCAAGGGAGGCATCAAGGAACGGTTTGCCGAGTTGCGCCGCATGGGCATCAGAACGATGATGATCACCGGCGACAATCAGAAAACGGCGGCCGCGATCGCCGCAGAGGCCGGCGTGGATGATTTTCTCGCGCAAGCGACTCCCGAAGCCAAATTGAAACTCATCCGTGATCTTCAATCAGGCGGCCGCCTCGTGGCCATGACGGGAGACGGCACCAATGATGCGCCGGCGCTGGCGCAGGCCGATGTCGCGGTCGCGATGAACACCGGTACCCAAGCCGCTAAGGAGGCGGGCAATCTCGTCGATCTGGATTCCAATCCCACGAAATTGATCGAGATTGTGGAAATAGGCAAGCAGCTCCTCATGACACGCGGCGCGCTCACGACCTTCAGTATCGCCAACGATGTCGCCAAGTATTTTGCGATCATTCCGGCCGCGTTTGCCACCACCTATCCAGTGCTTGGGGCCTTGAACGTCATGGGACTGGCGACGCCCGAAAGCGCTGTGTTGTCGGCAGTGATTTTCAATGCTTTAATCATCGTCGCATTGATCCCCCTCGCGCTCCGAGGGGTCAAGTTCCGGCCGATCGAGGCCTCCTTACTGCTGCGCCACAATGTGCTGGTGTACGGACTGGGAGGCATTATTGTTCCTTTCATCGGAATCAAATTGATAGACCTGCTCCTGGTCGCCCTGGGATTGGTCTGA
- a CDS encoding potassium-transporting ATPase A chain encodes MTINGLAQIGLFFFVLVALVKPLGWYMARVYRGQACGMDRVMGPFERLIYRVCGVRATEDMNWKTYAVAMLFFNVTGLVALYALQRLQGFLPLNPSAFGAVAPDLAFNTASSFITNTNWQAYAGESTLSYLTQMLGLTVQNFVSAATGMAMLVALIRGLTARTAATIGNFWVDLTRSTLYILLPLAAILALVLVSQGTVQTFGSFHQTALLQPVTYDRPVVDAAGQPVLDEKGVAKTESTIGTEQALAVGPAASQVAIKHLGTNGGGFFNANAAHPYESPTPLTDFILILAETLIAASFTYTFGTMVGDTRQGWAILAAMLSVLALFVLGAYWAESAGNPRLTAWGVEQTAGSTQPGGNMEGKEVRFGVSRSALFATATTATSTGAVNSMHDSFTPLGGLVPLFMMQFGEVIVGGVGSGLYGMLVFAIIAVFIAGLMVGRTPEYLGKKIEPYDMKMAALLILIMPIIVLGFTAVAVVTESGTSSILNPGAHGFSEILYAYTSQGNNNGSAFGGLNANTPFYNLTGALTMLVSRFWLAIPTLALAGSLARKKIVPPGLGTLPTHTPLFVGLLVGVVIMVGALTFVPALALGPVVEHLLMVAR; translated from the coding sequence ATGACGATCAACGGGTTGGCTCAAATCGGACTCTTCTTTTTCGTCCTGGTGGCGTTGGTCAAGCCGCTGGGTTGGTACATGGCACGTGTCTACAGGGGCCAGGCCTGCGGAATGGATCGGGTAATGGGACCCTTCGAACGCCTGATCTATCGTGTCTGCGGCGTGCGTGCAACCGAGGACATGAATTGGAAGACCTATGCCGTGGCCATGTTGTTCTTCAATGTCACGGGGTTGGTCGCACTCTATGCGTTGCAGCGACTGCAGGGATTTCTGCCGCTCAACCCGTCGGCTTTCGGGGCGGTGGCGCCCGACCTGGCGTTCAACACCGCCTCGAGCTTCATCACCAATACGAACTGGCAGGCCTATGCCGGAGAGTCGACGCTCAGTTATCTCACGCAAATGCTCGGCCTGACGGTCCAGAACTTCGTCTCTGCCGCGACAGGCATGGCCATGCTGGTCGCGCTCATCCGCGGGTTAACGGCTCGAACGGCTGCGACCATCGGCAATTTCTGGGTCGATCTGACCCGCAGCACCCTGTACATCTTACTACCGCTGGCAGCCATTCTCGCGCTGGTCCTCGTCTCACAGGGAACGGTTCAGACCTTCGGGTCTTTTCACCAGACCGCTCTCCTTCAGCCCGTGACCTATGACAGACCGGTAGTCGATGCCGCAGGGCAGCCGGTCTTGGACGAGAAGGGGGTCGCCAAGACCGAATCAACAATAGGGACTGAACAAGCCTTGGCCGTCGGTCCGGCTGCGTCACAAGTGGCCATCAAGCACCTCGGAACCAACGGCGGCGGATTTTTTAATGCCAATGCCGCCCATCCCTATGAAAGCCCGACGCCGCTGACCGATTTCATTCTGATCCTAGCTGAAACCCTAATCGCCGCTTCTTTCACCTACACATTCGGAACAATGGTCGGAGACACCAGGCAGGGCTGGGCCATCCTCGCTGCGATGCTGAGTGTGCTGGCCCTCTTCGTTCTGGGAGCCTATTGGGCCGAGTCCGCAGGAAATCCACGCCTGACTGCGTGGGGTGTCGAGCAGACAGCCGGGAGTACGCAGCCGGGCGGCAACATGGAAGGAAAGGAAGTTCGTTTCGGGGTCTCCCGTTCGGCGCTCTTTGCCACCGCGACGACGGCCACATCCACCGGAGCGGTGAATTCCATGCACGATTCATTCACACCACTCGGCGGTTTGGTCCCGCTGTTCATGATGCAATTCGGCGAGGTGATTGTGGGCGGGGTCGGCTCGGGCCTCTACGGGATGCTCGTTTTCGCGATCATCGCGGTGTTCATCGCGGGCCTCATGGTAGGCCGGACCCCGGAATACCTGGGGAAAAAGATCGAGCCCTACGACATGAAGATGGCGGCGCTGTTGATCCTCATCATGCCCATCATCGTCCTTGGGTTCACGGCAGTGGCGGTTGTGACTGAGTCCGGCACGTCGTCCATTCTCAATCCGGGCGCGCATGGTTTCAGCGAAATTCTGTATGCCTACACCTCCCAGGGCAACAACAACGGCAGCGCCTTCGGGGGATTGAATGCCAATACTCCGTTCTACAACCTGACCGGTGCTCTGACGATGCTGGTCTCCAGATTCTGGTTGGCGATTCCGACATTGGCGCTAGCCGGATCACTGGCGCGAAAAAAGATCGTGCCGCCTGGCCTGGGTACGCTCCCGACTCATACGCCGCTTTTTGTGGGGTTGCTGGTCGGGGTGGTGATCATGGTAGGCGCACTGACCTTCGTTCCGGCCCTGGCATTGGGGCCTGTGGTGGAACATTTGCTGATGGTCGCTCGGTAG
- a CDS encoding Outer membrane protein, whose protein sequence is MTSRVWWISRVVLLAVGMTTTPVLGQDLIGPSDGVPSQPSASSEPPEQEKTQQSDWHYGGFVDLGYSLNFNFPENHLFRNRGTTPRVNELDLNMAGIYGRKDPTEQSRWGAELLVHGGQDALAFGFGTNSPHVQGSDALRHFGRANVSYLAPVGNGLTVQAGLFNSLIGYESLYAKDNANYTRAWIADYSPYLMFGANAVYPFNDQWTGTVFVVNEYFHLQNSNNLPSYGAQVAYKPSGSWTFKETVYYGPDQSNTSLEFWRSFSDSIVEWKVNDDVTIAGDYQIGTQKNATAPGNPRQFYMGAAFPVRWHIGGPWAVALRPEFYWDRNGLMTGAEQLVKAVTTTTEYKVPYKWTNMIMRLEYRYDESTGAGGGFFKGNEIAPGVIGLTPAQHMLIFGLIWTLDSP, encoded by the coding sequence ATGACGTCGAGAGTGTGGTGGATCAGTAGGGTAGTGTTACTCGCGGTGGGGATGACGACGACTCCGGTGCTTGGTCAAGATCTCATCGGGCCTTCTGATGGCGTTCCGTCGCAACCGAGTGCATCTTCTGAACCGCCAGAGCAGGAGAAGACTCAGCAGTCGGACTGGCACTATGGCGGATTTGTGGACCTGGGATACTCGTTGAATTTCAACTTTCCCGAGAACCATCTGTTTCGGAACCGTGGCACAACGCCGCGCGTCAATGAATTGGATCTGAACATGGCGGGCATCTATGGCCGAAAGGATCCGACGGAGCAATCACGATGGGGAGCGGAGTTGCTCGTCCATGGCGGACAGGACGCCCTCGCGTTTGGGTTTGGGACCAATTCGCCGCACGTCCAGGGTTCCGATGCCTTGCGGCATTTCGGTCGTGCGAATGTGTCCTATCTCGCCCCGGTCGGGAACGGCCTGACTGTTCAAGCGGGATTGTTCAACAGCTTGATCGGGTACGAATCACTCTATGCTAAGGACAATGCCAACTACACGCGCGCCTGGATCGCCGACTACTCTCCCTATCTGATGTTCGGGGCCAATGCAGTCTATCCGTTTAACGATCAATGGACCGGGACGGTGTTCGTGGTCAATGAGTATTTCCATCTGCAAAACTCGAACAATCTTCCGAGTTACGGCGCGCAGGTCGCGTATAAACCCAGCGGCTCATGGACCTTTAAAGAAACGGTCTATTACGGCCCCGATCAATCGAACACCTCACTGGAGTTCTGGCGGTCCTTCTCGGACTCCATCGTGGAATGGAAGGTCAACGACGACGTGACCATCGCAGGTGACTATCAAATCGGCACGCAGAAGAATGCCACGGCTCCGGGCAACCCCCGTCAGTTTTACATGGGGGCGGCCTTTCCCGTGCGGTGGCATATCGGTGGACCTTGGGCTGTAGCGTTGAGGCCGGAGTTTTACTGGGATCGGAACGGCCTCATGACCGGTGCGGAACAGTTGGTCAAGGCGGTCACGACGACCACCGAGTACAAGGTGCCCTACAAATGGACCAACATGATCATGCGTCTGGAATATCGGTACGACGAGTCCACAGGAGCGGGCGGAGGATTTTTCAAGGGCAACGAGATAGCGCCCGGCGTCATCGGCCTGACGCCGGCACAGCACATGCTGATCTTTGGCCTGATCTGGACGCTGGATTCGCCGTAG
- a CDS encoding Formate hydrogenlyase subunit 7-like protein, whose amino-acid sequence MFRIIKKSLKTGVVTGRHPDGSAAHEPVSREAIEKARPFRRSLTIREVDTGSCNACEMEMNALANPVYDVERFGVHIAASPRHADALVVTGPVTVNMERALKDVYKATPDPKVVIALGDCAIHCGMFKGSYAVTGPVERHIPVDVRIPGCPPRPAEILSVLDELRKDRPASDK is encoded by the coding sequence ATGTTTCGCATCATCAAGAAAAGCCTCAAGACCGGCGTCGTCACGGGGCGTCATCCCGACGGCAGTGCGGCCCACGAGCCGGTCAGCCGTGAGGCCATCGAAAAGGCCAGGCCCTTCAGGCGCTCGCTGACCATCCGCGAGGTGGACACCGGTTCCTGCAACGCCTGTGAGATGGAAATGAATGCGCTGGCCAATCCCGTCTATGACGTGGAGCGATTTGGAGTCCACATCGCGGCGTCACCACGCCATGCCGACGCCCTGGTCGTTACCGGCCCTGTGACCGTGAACATGGAACGGGCGCTGAAGGATGTGTACAAGGCGACGCCAGACCCGAAGGTCGTCATCGCCTTGGGAGACTGTGCCATTCACTGCGGCATGTTCAAGGGAAGTTATGCGGTGACCGGGCCGGTGGAACGGCACATTCCCGTCGATGTCCGTATCCCCGGCTGTCCTCCGCGCCCGGCGGAAATCCTCTCGGTTCTGGATGAGCTTCGAAAGGATCGCCCTGCATCAGATAAGTAA